The genomic segment agatcGCCAACACAAGCTgagactttagcctcgtgcaataagttgaCTACTtaaataagttcactatataaaattttctattttagccacattcatttttggggtttagtttccctttcaATATAGCATAAACCCCAAGAAGATCAATTGCTTACAGTATTTGCTTCCTGGCAGAAGGGGTTTGTGTTTGAATTTGACACATACAGTTACTGCAgtcattaataatataataatattattattgtatttatccaATACTAACATATCTGTATTCTCTTCTGGCACCTCTTGCTTTGGGGTTCTTAAATAGGCTCTAATTGCACCCCTCCCCCCATGGAAGCCCTGCAACCagtagaccagtggtccccaagcagtagctcgcgagcaacatgttgctccccaaccccttggatgttgctcccagtggcctcaaagcaggtgcttatttttgaattccaggcttggaggcaagttttggttgcataaaaaccagatgtactgccaaacagaacctcttgtaggctaccaTTCCATATAGGGGTTACCAAACAGTCAATCACAatctccaactcttttttcatttaaatgtggctcacgagtaaaaaaggttggggacccctgcagtagACAGACAGAGTAGtagaagaaaaattaaattttttggaaagGAGTGACAAGAAGACAGCGCTGGAGAGATTTGGCACTAATTGGGGTGAACCTGGTCCACCCCTTCTTTACTAAAACCTCCCTCCCTTCACCACTCTCCTCCATAATGGGACTTGGAATAAACGTAGAGAGAAGCAGCAAAGTGGACTAACCAAAGGCCTAGATATAAAGATGAAATGCTTTTTTTCCATATGTTTTGATTTTCGTAAATTGAGCAGGATCATGTGCCGTCATAAAACATCATCCTGCTTGGAATTCACTTGTCtaactgtctttttttttgtttctctagaAAACTGTAATTCATCAACAATCGACCTATACTGTTATGAGAGTCTCTTTAATTACAAAAGAGTCGGAAATCGAAACATAAAGTGTTGTGGTAGTCCTAGACGCAGGCTTGTAGGAGGTACCTTGGCTACTCAGCAGATCACAGGCCATATAAGCAATGCAGTTATAGAAACTAAGACAACAAATGTGAACTGCACTCAAGAGATCAACGCTGGACCTGTCTTGCAAGAAACATTTGACAGTACTGGACCTTCAACAGACTCTCCCATCATATCAAAAGAGGAAACTGACGATATTCCAGTAGATCACAAGTCACGATCACCGAAATTCATAGAACATAAGAACCAGCAACACAGAAACAATGGGAAATCAATACCTGTTACTCACAAAGGCAAAAATGGACCTGTaacaaatcatattaaaaaatcgAATGCCAAGCGTATTCTCCGAAGGGGAAAGCCACTGCAAGACCTTGTACTGCCAGCACTGGATAAGTGTAAACATGCCCttataaaaaaacacagcaatggCAAGATTCGTATTTATGTCAAACTTTTATTCCAGCACTTTGTGCAGTTTGAGACATATGAAATATGGACCAAAAAAACGAATTTCAATGGATATGGAGGTAAAAATGCCATTCCAAAAAACCTGAGTCATGCTATacaaaaggaggtgcaaaaaggttttcagtgggggaaaaaaaacgatggagaaataagaaaagaaattaaTCGTCTTTTGTCAAATCCAATAACCTCAGGCTGGGCTGATCTGATGTAGCTACCTGGCACTTGAAGGAGATATACTGTAAACTTTAGTGGGGAACaatttagaaaattctaattcaatatAAGCATCTTCATATCAatataagaaacgttctaaatataatcaattaaaaacgATGACCCATTTCTAAAATAAGTTTTTCTTCACTAGTTCCTTCTCAgtgtctgtctctcttcattgTCTCTTCATGTTTTGCCGCAACCGCCCACAAAAGGGAAGTTGCGGCAGGAAGTCCTGCTAATCTGGGAGCGAaatgggctggcggggcccacaagaggccctgggtagtgatgggcgaatttattcgccagcgattcgccgccagcgaataaatttgcaaaacgcctgtgaaaattcaccggaaaaattcgccagcatcaaaaaaaaatttcaccgccGTCGGAAAACGGCGGTgtcaaaacgggcgccggcgtcaaaaaaatgggcgtcggcatcaaaaatgggcaccgctgtcaaaaacgagacgccggcaccgtttcgcgaatttttcgctgttttgcgaatttcgctaatttttcggcgaagcaaaacggcacaaattcgcccatcactagccctggggtttttcccggtgtgcctctgggcccagtccgactctgctgTAGGCAGTGTTGGTAAGAAAATGTAGGATCTGTACATCCTATAATCTTtgcacagtgcatatttatttatatatggtgTTTTGTGCATGTTTTCCTCTAAACgcttaaatattgcactgctgtgactgtattttatttttttgcggaCTAGGGTGAGATGTGCATTGTGCAAAAATGTGCTcacaatcaggcccggatttgcggcaaggccgcataggcccgggcctagggcggcaaaaaataggggcggcatgccacccagccgctttatggggacgttcgcgtccccattcaactacaccagctgcgccggcgttttttcgccggcacgCTGGGATGGCGGGCGCTAGGAcagcgcggccgcctggtcggaccgcgcggcctaggggcg from the Xenopus laevis strain J_2021 chromosome 9_10L, Xenopus_laevis_v10.1, whole genome shotgun sequence genome contains:
- the LOC121398223 gene encoding uncharacterized protein LOC121398223 gives rise to the protein MTLLERENVIKGKTWQALVNHFENLHSDSLRSLKYKLKYCEAPEDCKNIPWSKLQKVRCGKKLADFFIRHYTIEKAGGFAVKLLADINEKQMSKELEAALKKENCNSSTIDLYCYESLFNYKRVGNRNIKCCGSPRRRLVGGTLATQQITGHISNAVIETKTTNVNCTQEINAGPVLQETFDSTGPSTDSPIISKEETDDIPVDHKSRSPKFIEHKNQQHRNNGKSIPVTHKGKNGPVTNHIKKSNAKRILRRGKPLQDLVLPALDKCKHALIKKHSNGKIRIYVKLLFQHFVQFETYEIWTKKTNFNGYGGKNAIPKNLSHAIQKEVQKGFQWGKKNDGEIRKEINRLLSNPITSGWADLM